A single Lactuca sativa cultivar Salinas chromosome 8, Lsat_Salinas_v11, whole genome shotgun sequence DNA region contains:
- the LOC111904029 gene encoding cleavage and polyadenylation specificity factor subunit 1 codes for MSYAAYKLMHPPTGIDNCASGFITHSPADFASRILPVPTDDIDPVWPSTPTPGVGPIPNLIVTAANVLEVYTVRVQEDGNSTNKDSSTVSQPQRGGVMAGLSGASLELVCSYRLHGNVESVGVLSSGAEERTSGRRRDSIILTFEDAKISILEFDDSVYGLRTSSMHCFEGPQWVHLKKGRESFARGPFIKVDPLGRCAGVLVYGLQMIILKAAEAGGLVGDDGGSSGGGSVSARIQSSYMISLRELDVKHVKDFIFVHGYIEPVLVILHEKELTWAGRLPHKHHTCMISALSISTTLKQHPLIWSATNLPHDAYKLLAVPSPIGGVLVVCANTIHYHSQSASCILALNNYAVPMDSSQEMSRSSFSVELDAANATWISNDVAMLSTKSGELLLLTLVHDGRMVQKLDLSKSKASVLTSGITTVGSSFFFLGSRLGDSLLVQFHCGAGSSIAKEEVGDIEGDVPLTKRLRRSSSDALQDLANDDELSLYGSDLNNAQSAQKTFSFTVRDSLINVGPLKDFSYGSRMNADPNATGVAKQSNYELVCCSGHGKNGSLCVLQQSIRPEIITQEAIPGCKGLWTVYHKNSRNQPEHLKTASEDDEYHAYLIISLESRTMVLQTVNNLEEVTENVDYFVQGSTIYAGNLFGRRRVIQVYARGARILDGAFMTQELNFRPANSETAATSPNSSSVASVSIADPYVLLMMTDGSIQLLVGDPLTCTMSINNLAAFQSSKKAIACCTLYHDRGTEPWLRKTSTDAWLLTGVSEAIEGPDGTPQDQGDIYCVVCYESGSLEIYDVPVFSCVFSVDSFVSGRIFLGDNLSQEPSNDSHNINMKVVELAMHRWPGDHSRPFLFGILADGTILCYHAYLYEGGSENASRSEVVSSVETSSSNPSRLKNLRFSRVSLDTYTREEMSTETPFPRITMFKNVGGHPGFFLSGSRPAWFMKFRERIRIHPQLCDGSIIAFTVLHNMYCNHGFIYVTSQGTLKICQLPSLLSYDNYWPVQKIPLKATPHQVTYFAEKNLYPLIVSVPVVKPINQVLSSMVDQESGHQIEHDVSNLDGTYTVEEFEVRILEPESSGGPWQTKGTIRMQTTENALTVRVVTLSNTTTRENVTLLAIGTAYVQGEDVAARGRVLLFSVESSTEVSQPAVTEVYSKEMKGAISALASIQGYLLVASGPKVILHKWTGTELSGVAFFDAPPLYVVSLNIVKNFILLGDIHKSIYFLSWKEQGSQLSLLAKDFGSLDCLATEFLIDGSTLSLMVSDDQKNVQIFYYAPKVSESWKGQKLLSRAEFHVGAHVTKFLRLQMLPTSNSSPSDKTNRFALVFGTLDGSIGCIAPLDELTFRRLQSLQKKLVDAVPHVAGLNPRSFRHFHSNGKAHRPGPDTIVDAELLCHYDMLPFEHQLEIANQIGTTRSQIISNLNDLALGTSFL; via the exons ATGAGCTACGCAGCGTACAAATTGATGCACCCGCCCACCGGAATCGACAACTGCGCTTCGGGATTCATCACGCATTCTCCCGCCGACTTCGCTTCCCGCATTCTCCCGGTTCCTACTGACGATATCGACCCCGTCTGGCCCTCCACTCCGACTCCAGGTGTTGGTCCTATCCCAAACCTCATCGTGACCGCAGCCAATGTTCTTGAAGTATACACCGTTAGGGTTCAAGAAGACGGTAATAGTACTAATAAGGATTCTAGCACCGTATCTCAACCACAGCGTGGCGGCGTCATGGCAGGTCTCTCTGGTGCTTCACTAGAACTCGTTTGTAGTTACAG GTTGCACGGCAACGTGGAATCAGTGGGTGTGCTGTCTTCTGGAGCAGAGGAGCGGACAAGTGGTAGAAGAAGAGATTCTATCATCTTAACATTTGAAGATGCAAAAATCTCTATTCTAGAATTTGATGATTCAGTTTATGGACTTAGGACAAG TTCAATGCACTGCTTTGAGGGTCCACAGTGGGTTCATTTGAAAAAGGGCAGAGAATCTTTTGCCAGAGGGCCGTTCATCAAAGTTGATCCTCTAGGCAGGTGTGCAGGGGTACTTGTTTATGGCCTACAAATGATAATACTCAAAGCTGCTGAG GCTGGTGGTTTGGTGGGAGATGATGGTGGTTCTAGTGGTGGAGGCTCAGTTTCTGCACGTATACAATCATCATATATGATTAGTTTACGGGAGTTGGATGTCAAACATGTCAAGGATTTTATCTTTGTTCATG GTTACATTGAACCTGTTTTGGTCATCCTTCATGAGAAAGAACTCACTTGGGCTGGGCGCCTGCCACATAAGCATCATACCTGTATGATTTCTGCACTTAGTATCAGTACCACTTTGAAGCAGCATCCACTCATATGGTCTGCCACT AATCTTCCACATGATGCATATAAGCTTCTTGCTGTGCCCTCTCCAATTGGTGGAGTTCTTGTAGTTTGTGCAAATACAATTCATTATCATAGCCAGTCAGCATCATGCATATTGGCTTTGAATAATTATGCTGTTCCCATGGATAGCAGTCAGGAGATGTCAAGATCAAGTTTCAGTGTGGAGCTTGATGCTGCAAATGCAACTTGGATATCAAATGATGTTGCCATGCTGTCAACAAAATCCGGTGAACTACTTTTGTTGACACTTGTACATGATGGCCG TATGGTGCAGAAACTTGACCTTTCCAAATCTAAAGCTTCAGTATTAACTTCG GGAATTACTACTGTTGGAAgctctttcttcttcttaggaaGTCGTTTAGGAGATAGTTTGCTAGTGCAGTTCCATTGTGGGGCAGGGTCTTCTATTGCAAAGGAAGAGGTTGGTGATATTGAAGGCGATGTTCCATTAACAAAACGATTAAGAAGATCTTCCTCTGATGCTTTGCAAGATTTGGCAAATGATGATGAACTTTCCTTGTATGGGTCAGATCTGAACAATGCCCAGTCTGCCCAG AAAACATTCTCGTTTACTGTAAGGGACTCATTGATTAATGTTGGCCCCTTGAAAGACTTCTCTTATGGTTCAAGAATGAATGCTGATCCAAATGCTACAGGGGTTGCTAAACAAAGTAATTATGAACTT GTGTGCTGTTCTGGTCATGGAAAGAATGGCTCTCTCTGTGTGCTTCAACAATCTATCCGTCCAGAAATTATCACCCAG GAAGCTATACCAGGTTGCAAGGGGCTTTGGACTGTCTACCACAAAAATTCACGCAATCAACCTGAACATTTGAAAACAGCATCTGAAGATGATGAGTATCATGCATATTTAATCATCAGTTTGGAAAGTCGAACAATG GTATTGCAGACTGTTAATAATCTTGAAGAGGTGACTGAAAATGTTGATTACTTTGTTCAAGGAAGTACCATTTATGCTGGGAATCTTTTTGGAAG GAGGCGAGTCATACAAGTGTACGCTCGTGGTGCTCGAATTCTTGATGGTGCTTTCATGACTCAAGAACTAAACTTCCGACCTGCAAATTCTGAAACTGCTGCAACTTCTCCCAATTCTTCCTCAGTGGCATCCGTCTCCATTGCTGATCCGTATGTATTATTGATGATGACAGATGGAAGTATTCAGCTTCTTGTTGGAG ACCCCTTGACATGCACCATGAGTATCAACAATTTGGCTGCATTTCAGAGCTCCAAGAAAGCGATAGCTTGCTGTACACTGTATCACGATAGAGGAACAGAGCCATGGCTAAGAAAGACAAGTACAGATGCTTGGCTTTTGACAGGTGTCAGTGAGGCAATTGAAGGACCCGATGGAACACCTCAGGATCAAGGCGATATATACTGCGTAGTCTGTTATGAAAGCGGCTCACTCGAAATATACGATGTCCCAGTTTTCTCTTGTGTTTTTTCGGTTGACAGCTTTGTTTCCGGAAGAATCTTTCTCGGAGACAACTTATCCCAGGAACCTTCCAACGATAGTCACAACATCAACATGAAGGTTGTTGAATTGGCCATGCACAGGTGGCCAGGGGACCACAGCCGCCCTTTTCTGTTTGGAATCTTGGCTGATGGGACGATTCTTTGCTATCATGCTTACTTGTATGAAGGAGGTTCCGAAAATGCTTCTAGAAGTGAAGTGGTTTCTTCTGTTGAAACCTCTTCATCCAACCCTTCAAGGCTTAAGAATTTGAGATTTTCACGTGTTTCTTTGGATACATACACAAGAGAAGAGATGTCAACAGAAACCCCGTTTCCAAGAATAACAATGTTTAAAAATGTTGGTGGTCACCCTGGGTTCTTCCTCTCCGGTTCAAGACCTGCCTGGTTTATGAAATTTAGAGAGCGGATTCGAATCCATCCCCAG cTTTGTGATGGATCGATTATTGCCTTCACGGTTCTTCATAACATGTACTGTAACCATGGGTTCATTTATGTTACCTCACAG gGTACATTGAAGATCTGCCAACTTCCATCTTTGCTATCATATGACAACTATTGGCCAGTACAAAAG ATTCCTTTGAAGGCCACTCCACATCAAGTAACATACTTTGCCGAGAAGAACTTATACCCGCTTATAGTTTCTGTTCCT GTGGTAAAGCCTATAAACCAAGTCCTATCATCTATGGTTGATCAAGAATCTGGTCACCAAATCGAGCATGATGTTTCAAATCTTGATGGTACTTATACCGTAGAAGAATTCGAGGTCCGGATTTTGGAACCAGAAAGTTCTGGTGGGCCATGGCAAACTAAAGGAACAATCCGCATGCAAACTACTGAAAATGCACTAACTGTGCGAGTCGTTACATTATCT AATACAACAACCAGAGAAAACGTAACACTTTTGGCGATAGGGACAGCTTATGTGCAAGGGGAGGACGTGGCTGCAAGAGGGCGTGTTCTTTTGTTTTCTGTTGAAAGTAGCACTGAAGTATCACAGCCAGCG GTTACAGAGGTATACTCCAAAGAAATGAAAGGTGCCATATCAGCTCTAGCTTCAATTCAAGGCTATTTGTTAGTAGCTTCGGGCCCCAAAGTTATTCTACACAAATGGACAGGTACCGAGTTGAGTGGGGTCGCTTTCTTTGATGCTCCACCACTCTATGTAGTCAGCTTAAATATT GTAAAAAATTTCATTCTGCTTGGGGATATCCACAAAAGCATATATTTCCTAAGTTGGAAAGAACAAGGATCTCAACTAAGTCTACTAGCAAAAGATTTCGGATCCCTGGATTGTTTGGCAACAGAGTTTCTAATCGACGGAAGCACCCTAAGTCTGATGGTCTCGGATGACCAAAAAAACGTACAAATATTCTATTACGCACCAAAAGTCTCCGAGAGCTGGAAAGGCCAGAAGCTTCTTTCTCGGGCAGAGTTTCATGTCGGGGCCCACGTCACCAAATTTCTACGCTTACAGATGCTTCCAACCTCCAACTCCTCTCCATCAGATAAAACCAACCGTTTTGCACTTGTGTTTGGGACCTTGGATGGGAGCATCGGGTGTATTGCGCCTCTTGATGAGCTGACTTTTAGGAGGCTTCAGTCTCTGCAGAAAAAACTAGTGGATGCTGTTCCTCATGTTGCTGGTTTGAATCCCAGATCTTTTCGCCACTTCCATTCCAATGGAAAGGCTCATCGCCCTGGCCCTGATACCATTGTTGATGCTGAACTCCTCTGCCA TTATGATATGCTGCCTTTTGAACATCAGCTTGAGATTGCAAACCAGATTGGGACAACACGTTCTCAGATCATTTCCAATTTAAATGACCTGGCTCTTGGTACTAGCTTCTTGTGA